A genomic window from Nicotiana sylvestris chromosome 11, ASM39365v2, whole genome shotgun sequence includes:
- the LOC104234645 gene encoding embryo-specific protein ATS3A-like produces the protein MQEKCTYFVTIETTCTKGAETSNHVSLRFGDEKSNDILVHHLNSKHLRKIDPLEPQVLDDIPRKPFQACITDQFQVTAQCVESPICYLYLKLAGTDDWRPGFAQVQVVEGPHFSSNTFYFRRYLPRRVWHGLNLCETEVTPFGVKLKRKVFGKRVP, from the coding sequence ATGCAGGAGAAATGTACCTATTTTGTGACAATAGAGACAACATGTACAAAGGGTGCAGAAACCTCAAACCATGTAAGCCTAAGGTTTGGTGATGAAAAATCCAATGACATTTTAGTGCACCATTTGAATTCCAAgcatttgagaaagattgatccATTGGAACCACAAGTTCTTGATGATATTCCCAGAAAACCATTTCAAGCTTGTATTACAGATCAGTTTCAAGTCACTGCTCAATGCGTCGAATCGCCAATTTGCTATCTCTATCTTAAATTGGCTGGAACTGATGACTGGCGTCCTGGTTTTGCTCAAGTTCAAGTAGTAGAAGGGCCTCATTTTAGCTCAAATACATTCTATTTTCGACGATATTTGCCTCGTCGAGTATGGCACGGATTGAACTTGTGTGAAACAGAGGTCACACCTTTTGGAGTAAAGCTTAAGAGAAAAGTATTTGGAAAAAGAGTTCCATAA
- the LOC104234646 gene encoding putative protein phosphatase 2C 76, translating to MNIKVPKPEEKIVPQKTKPIPTKSCHFASNKGRRSYQEDRITCDLDLKIPFSGHKEINIGVVAVFDGHIGEYASEMASKIFLEKFKFHLKNYNGHEFMEFLKTSLVKTIEEIDTEFSKIAIEHELYSGSTAVVALVYNNHVLVANVVDSKAFICSKNDQRGELAGDLVNELTRDHNALRLDERARIEASGGKFSRTFNDVPLLNGHFPMTRAIGNVPLKKYGIIATPEVTDWVNLTSKDEFLVVSSDGIFESLSPQKVCDFLNKVEHYSDPSILAKDLILKAFLEGSTDNLSVVLVPLRSRR from the coding sequence ATGAACATTAAGGTACCTAAACCTGAAGAAAAAATTGTTCCACAAAAAACAAAGCCAATTCCAACTAAAAGTTGTCACTTTGCCTCAAACAAAGGGAGAAGATCATACCAAGAAGATCGAATAACATGCGATCTTGATCTTAAAATTCCCTTTTCTGGGCACAAAGAGATAAATATTGGTGTTGTAGCAGTATTTGATGGTCATATTGGAGAATATGCTAGTGAAATGGCCTCAAAAATCTTTTTGGAAAAGTTTAAGTTTCACCTTAAGAATTATAATGGTCATGAATTTATGGAATTTTTAAAAACATCATTAGTAAAAACCATTGAGGAAATTGATACAGAATTTTCCAAGATTGCTATCGAACATGAACTCTATTCAGGATCTACTGCGGTTGTTGCTCTTGTATATAACAATCATGTTTTAGTTGCTAATGTTGTCGATTCAAAGGCATTTATTTGCTCTAAGAATGATCAACGCGGGGAATTGGCTGGTGATCTCGTTAATGAATTGACAAGAGATCATAACGCGCTGAGGTTGGATGAGAGGGCTAGAATTGAAGCGTCTGGAGGTAAATTTAGTCGGACGTTTAATGATGTTCCTCTGCTCAATGGCCATTTTCCTATGACTCGAGCTATTGGTAATGTTCCTTTGAAAAAATATGGAATAATAGCTACTCCAGAGGTGACTGATTGGGTTAATTTGACTTCAAAAGATGAGTTTTTGGTAGTGTCATCTGATGGGATATTTGAAAGTTTAAGTCCACAAAAAGTTTGTGATTTTCTTAATAAAGTAGAGCATTATTCAGATCCATCAATATTGGCCAAAGACCTTATTCTGAAAGCATTTTTAGAAGGCAGCACGGATAATTTATCAGTTGTTTTGGTTCCCTTGCGATCCCGTAGATGA
- the LOC138881779 gene encoding uncharacterized protein, whose protein sequence is MGRIEMMFEQMMKKNVDSDALLASHNTLIRNLEVQLGQILQSLNTHPKGALPSDTVVNPKGGKNSGHVMAVTTRSGRGGEVNASKQKEILSDEVELQEDEIPLVVENVIDENVNEKVRIDVHDVEVKTQNDVNPSREHVIDIPEMVVPKAKAPLPIPPPPYPQRLAKQENKNQFKKFIHIMKSLSINVPLVEALEKMSSYAKFMKDFVTKKRFMDYETIKMTHQVSAIVHSMAPKLEDPGAFTIPCTIGSADFAKALCYLGESINLMPYSVFKTLGIGKSRPTYMRLQMANRTMKRPLGIIDDALVRVDKFILSADFMIVDCEVDSEVPIILGRHFLATRKALVDVEAGELTFRVGDEKVIFHVCKSMKQPSSSEMCSFVDLVTVVIVDDASAMINVEDPLEVVLLNLDVNKNESRVECVNALHGMGSYSYEPQKLSLDLDNQKTPPIKPSIEEPLLLELKLFPPHHRYGFLGPSSTLPVILSSWLTNM, encoded by the coding sequence atggggagaattgaaatgatgtttgaacagatgatgaaaaagaatgtagACTCTGATGCCctgttggcttcccacaatactttaatcagaaacttggaggttcaattaggccaaatcttacaatccttgaatactcaccctaagggggctctacctagtgatacggtagtcaacccgaagggtgggaagaATTCCGGGCATgtaatggcggtaactacaagaagtggacgaggcggtgaggtgaatgcctccaaacaaaaagaaattttgagtgatgaagttgagttgcaagaagatgagatcCCTTTGGttgttgaaaatgtgattgatgagaacgtgaatgagAAAGTGCGGATTGATGTCCATGATGTCGAGGTGAAAACTCagaatgatgtgaacccatctagggaacacgtaatagacattccagaaatggttgtgcctaaagccaaggctcctttgccaataccacctccaccttatcctcaaaggctcgcgaagcaggaAAATAAGAACCAGTTCAAGAAATTTATTCACataatgaagagcttatccattaatgtgcctttagtGGAGGCTCTAGAGAAAATGTCgagttatgctaaattcatgaaagatTTTGTGACAAAGAAAAGGTTCATGGAttatgaaactatcaagatgacccaccaagttagtgcaatagttcACTCAATGGCTCCAAAGCTagaagatcctggtgctttcactattccttgcaccattgggagtgcagactttGCAAAAGCTTTATGTTATTTGGgggaaagtatcaacttgatgccctactcagttttcaagactttaggTATTGGGAAATCGAGGCCGACTtacatgagattgcaaatggcgaatagaacgatgaagagaccattgggtataattgatgatgcacttgtccgggtggacaaatttatcttgtcAGCTGACTTTATGATcgtggattgtgaggtagattctGAGGTTCCGATCATATTGGGTAGACATTTCCTTGCTACTAGGAAGGCCTTAGtcgatgtggaagcaggggaactcaccttccgggtgggtgatgagaaagtgatttttcatgtgtgcaagtcaatgaagcagcccagcAGTTCTGAAATGTGCTCTTTCGTGGATCTTGTCACGGTAGTAATAGTTGATGAtgctagtgcaatgatcaatgtggaggatcctctAGAGgtggtattgttgaatcttgatgtcaataagAATGaaagccgagtggagtgtgtcaatgctttacatggaatgggctcttactcttatgagcctcagAAACTCTCGTTGGATCTTGATAATCAGAAAACTCCACCAATaaaaccttcaatcgaggaacctctgttgttggagttgaagttgttTCCTCCACACCACAGGTATGGATTCTTAGGACCTAGTTCAACCTTGCccgttattctttcctcttggcttactaacatgtag